Within the Malus sylvestris chromosome 4, drMalSylv7.2, whole genome shotgun sequence genome, the region TTAATTGatgatttaatggattaattaggaaataaatccatTAACTCACCAATTAATCTAATTTAAATGGAATGTTTGGAAtggttaccttgtggagtatatggatgaaataacttttatttgttaccttctttgggcatttttgacttggttaacggatgattgcccgctgctcgtgtgtaggaatcccggtatgcctcaaggatatttttgtcttcttttatccaaaaatccacgtgtcgccttgtgaatatttttgactccacaaatgccccacacctgttgggctgctcgcagaaaagggcagcaggtgtagagatcatcttgctttaggaaacgtaggactgcttcctattttgatgtagattctctctttaataggaaattaggtcATTCtagaaaagggaaataaatttctctcaaagcctatttaagtccaccttaagtgggttattaaatcaactttggagagcgatttattctaccctacaagagagaaatAGCTTAgaagatatttgttccccctcctctagcaatcttctacatcttgcccgtgcaaatgaccgtctttcgttgctttctttgtcttcttcgtgccgcactgaggtaagaaaaaattaattttccttgtctttttcttggatggtgctactgtggggcagccgtcggggtggtgtggCACGTCGGCTAgcatgggccaggagtcggctcggcGTGGGCCGAGgaggtattgtggcagggaccactgctttaagctgcttgacttggctagaaccaagggcagcttgtgagGCTGGGGTAGCGGATTGTGGCGATGGGGCGCAATACTAAGCgagtcacatggctcatgtccttttaggcttttggacatgacgCGAGCTAGGCCGGTGATTAAGAGAAATAAAGAGGTTGCGGGCCTCATGAGCTTttggaatgttgggttgaaactcccctgctaggtaccacgaatggtgttggctactttaactctcttcgtcaggagaaacgtgggTTGCTCCTAAAAGATgaggtgaataggatcaaggcggatgcattggctcgtccaatcactgttgtggatcctgctgcaagtgaaggtgggaaaatggatcttccctgcctgctcaagagatgccggctgagaaaaaaccaaagacttatTTCACTGCTCGCGTAGGTTCGCCGACTGCCTtcaggcttgtgattgacttgactttttccaaggggacgaaaaatgaggctgctagatctgagcatgtggcgcctgtaatgtcaagaatggctagtatgattgctgataggattgttcGGCATAAAGGTCCTATCATGCCCCTAGTGCCGAATTTTGTACCAAGACGtctgttgggagctaagtccgattcacctttggagatgcttgctattatgaagaacgataaggtggactctgttGCTAAAGTGGTGCCAAGGCCCATTCCTTatgctgctgagactgattcgTCTGCTGGGAATGAGGAGACAGCTCGCGTAGGCAGctatgagaaatccactaagcctgcttctggggaagctgctgagatctatgtgcttttgaaaccagatctcttGAAAATATGGAtgtttgtgccaagtttgttgatggcgtcagaaaggttgtttgcccaagctcgtttgcgaagcatacgacccaatatagaggaactgctctgcttgctatgatgcggatatagcaaggctgctaaggagatgacaaatactatggcagattctgagctcgttgctttgaaagggtctaatatttctgcccccacttttttgcagcttgagaccggtcgccaagagatcgttgacttgaagactaggcttgatgcgatccaagttaagcatgaaagtgcagagaaggagattggatgtcacataccttagattcaagatcttaagcatgTCATTTTTTAGCTTCGTTTTgctgcaaaggatgaagagttgattgctgtttataaccaagtgatccacttcaagagaatcatcgataggcttgaaccccaagtgttggaacttcaaggcgtactgaagatcaacgaaagtctgaagaaggaagtggatgagctgcagaaCATCCATGTTGGTCTGCTCGAGGAGGATGAGCAGCTGAAAGGTGAAAAGGCTGGGCTTGgggtttcgagaccttctctatttctccggaagacttgcttgattttacttttgaggcttccattggtgaagtagttggagaagttagtacCCAGGCTGGGGCAACCGGGGGTGAAACGCCGGATGATACCGCTGCTAAAAGTGtcgcggctgctgaaggtgtgacgaccgagtagtcgtgggatgtccaagctgctatagtcttctaggtagcctttaggattttatttgtttttccttgtagctcttgttttgcttgaactctttcggcctttgctagttgtttataaacatgttttccttcacttttcttcatcttcgcttttTTTGTTCAtaccctaacctttagacttgatagaccagtggcaggcatgctacttttttataagaaGACAAgcccgcgtagcctatgcagccgtaggtgttggtgtaaaactttgcaaagttgttagccatagggttggcagccggatgccttacttacagaagcagacaagtccgcgtaaccactaggctgttaacttgactttctccaattccgtagattgcgtagcaagtatcacaacactttaggacttggtgtaggttgttccgcgcttggcagaagtgaagcttatcgactacgtagcatgtcggcagtggataaaacttcgtatatgcgtgctagcttgtttaacctttcacaagaatgtgcggctGTATAAGTCTAGTGTGGCTTTACTGCTCAAAGGGCAAgctgtaggcagtcttccggaatccgtaggctaccttagtgcactcggtagcagctttagggttccagggtagccgtctgtagggcgtactgcataatgtgccccctTCGTATCTAGGGCCCGGTttcccacggattaggccaagagacccaaaacccttcagttagctaagccttgaaaagaccattatggctacttctaggaatcccggcgcaagccatcgtgcatctagttatactagggcagtcaggctcatccacgtctggatattcggagtgtaaagtttatcctcccatcTTGGAGAgctaacccatatgggtgtcggggaattggtttaccctctcgcactggagaacatggttggtccctcggggggcgcaattcctgcgatgagtccctaagaagggcgcagtcttcttttgaagtgcatgagtgattagttgttgtaagcatgcagccaaacCAAGTtatgattacttctaaattcctcattgaaaaacgagtgaaacgaacgagaactttagctgtaaggtaggaactgcataacaactggatagtcctcagcttgtgaggtggtgcccgtcgagcttcttgagtcttcgggttttgatgtagcgggaggtcacacatggtacttcttcagattgtaggccatccattgcttttcgatctttttaccgtttcatggtggcgatggtgtaattactcttgccgcctactctgctgatcttgtacagaCTTTCCCAGATGAGATTCGTCTTTTTGGATCCTTCTCTGCAGGCAGTGATGAGGGCTTTTCtgcgccgtcgacatgcaaatgccagaagtctccatcgggtggagtaggcgcGGCTAGAGTGTGCTTggctacttctgaggcatcgttgggccgctctgttgcgtcacctaggctcggcgtgaaggcgcagtagggagctgtggagatggggccatgtcatacgcagcaggagatgctcaactgtcGGTATTGGGctactctagagttgaatcattgaacaagggtcggctagggccgtgtggTGTGCAGCAAGAAGTGGTACTCAAcagccggtacatgttgctcctatgtagaatcttttagggtgacgaggacaaaacttgcttctgagtgtgtccttccagtgttgTGTTAatcagaaaactttacatccgccGGGGTCTatgcctttatcgtcgcgcgtttagattgggcagaatagtacgtcatgaggatgactgcatgcgtttgaaagtaaaacttgtgcttccgggttgcaacaactatcgccaaagttagcttttgaatttttaataacatcgaggagagcttttgaactgtagaatacaggtagtcgggccctcatctcttctcgcatgatggtagagcttattgctactttagataccattaaacatgtgaataagtcctccgctgcttctatggaggtgatgtcgggtacttcttcaagtccttgaatatgCATTGGCGAGCTTCATTCCAAAGTGCATGTTtatctgccaaagcaaaagagtctgccagagttagatcttctttcatgatcaattttctgaatagcaggtggtctgctggaagtcctttttggaaggctgctctagctatcgagtcattgcatccgactatttttgccttctctactttgaatcccctcacatagtcgcgaagcgactcctttgggttcttcttgacgtcgaacaaatggtcagacttctttttgatcgagcgataggatgaatattctttggtgaaaaccaaagaaagttcgtagaaattccagatgaattgtggcggcagggtgtaaaaccaatcttgtgcctcgccttgtaaagtaatggcgaatatcttgcacatgagatcgtcgttgtttcgataaaggatcattgcgcttcggtaacGCTTTatgtgtctctccgggtcttcatcccttttgaaagatgtgaaaggtGGCATGCttaactcgcgtggaggctctgcctgctcgatctcgtccgtgaagggtgactttcttatgttggtcatgttcggttgaagtgcctcgtcggtgacctcgttacGTTGGAAATCATGTAATCGcatggtcaagagtctctctacttcttcttgaatttacctttgttgAGGTAGCTGAGCTCTCGGTTGCtcccagccatgacttgctggtctaggctgctcttccaggTGTTTGGCTCCTCTATgccgcggatgcagtgcatgtggtgtgttcctagcaggcgagcgagttcttcgcaggctgctggttgaacttgagctggattgagtgactacttctctccgttcgtcgtgctgcctactctgatgtgaggtggatgatgctctttGTGGGCTTAGCTACGAATGGACACTTTACCCGGAAGGTTtctcatgttgactatcagagtatgaccccaaccgtgaatgtatgctcatccgtgggcctagtcgagagtgcatacTCCTCTGTGCActaagacgggaatgtacacttCCCGAACGTTCAGCTTGTGACtagtcgagtggctgcttgctgggacgctgctggaaaggtgTCTGCcattgtcctacttcgggatacctcgtccggggcacgttggatcccgatgcgttgcaaaagttgattcaccaaggttgtctgttgtgcaagggcgctcgtcaactttatgacttgtcgagacaagtgttgttcgccatttggattggaagagcttggaaggaatgcgcctcattgggcagtggaagggtggtagactctgggcgcgagatttgagttgggaaatgtcaaatccgtgaaaaaatatggtgagaatgcccccggctcgatggtaggtccggatggttgagatagtcttgggccgacttgggctgcttcgAAAGCCACGAGAGCAAGCtaggccgtgagagtgggctgcttgacTGGAgctggctgggccacgggagtgggctgctcgactggagctggctggaccacgggaatggactgctcgtcgggagcaggttgggtaacgagagcaggctgctttgcaagagcaggttgggccacgagagtgggctgctcgacggaagcaggctgggccacggaagTTGGCTGCTTGTGGGGAGCAGGCTAGGTCACGAGAACAGGCTGCTCGACTGGAGCTGGCTGGACCacgggaatgggctgctcgtcgggagcaggttgggtaacgagagcaggctgctttgcaggagcaggttgggccacgagagtgggctgctcgacggaagcaggctgggccacgggagttgGCTGCTTGTGGGGAGCAGGCTAGGTcatgagagcaggctgcttggcaggagcaggctggaccaAGGGAGTAGGCTGTTcgttgggagcaggctgggtcacgagagcaggagtaggctggaccacgggagtgggctgcttgtttggagcaggctgggtcataagagcaggctgcttggcaggagcaggctgggtggCAGGAACaggttgggccacgggagtgggctgctcgacagAAGCAGGCTTGGTCACAAGAGCAGGCTgtttggcaggagcaggctgggccgcgagagcaggttgcttggcaggagtaggctgggccacggaaGTAGGCTGCTCGTTGGGAGCAggttgggtcacgagagcaggctgcttggcaggagcaggctgggccacgagagcaggttgcttggcgggagcaggctgggccgggagagcaggttgcttggcgggagcatgctgcttagtatgtgatgcaagcaaatgcgaggcttgggctcgggcccgtgcaaacttggatggcacgacttgGGCCGTGGCTTTggtgccgtgagccttggatggcacggctcgagccgtggtgaaggcaccatggacctcgccacggatggctaccgaggtagccaccgtggtggttcccatggtggaaactcgtggtggtagtgctgctccacttattgtcgcatttagcctcacggatctccgcaatcccatttcttgaacattagaattttcacttgtggaattttctaaatttctagccattatattttgcttatacgttttatcaaagaacctttgcaagtaaaaaattctaataataagaacgtatgaaaaatattcaaatggactagaaaataaagaaaaaacctttttgtgcgagagtcttctacgagtatggatttcaactctcaatgaaagcaccaatttgtggatgcaaatttcttcctccttgatcttggacaattttgcacctacaaaacaattaacactttaggttaaggccaagagccttacgcgcccacgatgaatgggggggggctttggctgaagaacctccgatgccaaagttagaatttagagagaaagagtgtttagagaattttgggatttttgccaaagtgttggaatttggtttttggtgagaataagagcctatttatagggatagggttcTTGATTTAGGTTAAATTTAGGAGTTATGggaataattgactaattaatttagcaaataaaattattgccaaattaactaactaactaatGTGATAAAATAGGTGAATATGATGAGATcaactagggtggccggccatttgggattttttgggtAATGGGTTATGTAATGGGGGATTAATTGGCATAATGGGTCatttaattggtgatttaatggattaattaggaaataaatccatTAACTCACCAATTAATCTAATTTAAATGGAATGTTTGGAAtggttaccttgtggagtatatggatgaaataacttttatttgttaccttctttgggcatttttgacttggttaacggatgattgcccgctgctcgtgtgtaggaatcccggtatgcctcaaggatatttttgtcttcttttatccaaaaatccacTTGTCGTCTTGTGAatttttttggctccacaacacacacacacatacacacactacTAGAAATTATAATTTTGCCGACAAATTATAAGCCGACAAAGCAAAATTTTGTCGGCACAAGAGTCCATTCTCGacgaaaattttaatttgtcgGTTGAATACTCACGCTAGAACCAATTTAAAGTGCCTATCTTAGCTGAGAAAATTGAAACGTTAGCCGACGATCATTTTGTAGGCGTAAATTCGATGCCCTGACAAATTTTGTTTTGACAGGTAAACTTTGGCGGGAACTTTTCCCGTTGTATTGAAATATTAGCCGATGATGTGAGGCAACAAAGTATTTTATCGGCAAATTGATTAGAGAGGCAATAAAGTATGTCATCGGCAAGGTAATAATAACTCTACATGAGAGGTTTTCACCAGTGCacctttccatttttttccggGGAATGCAATCAAAGCTCTTGGCGACTATTTATGCTCtcattctctctttcttgtttcTCTATACGAACGGGAGCATAGATAAAGAGATATCTAGCATTTCATATTTCTGTATTGTAGTTTTATGCCATCAATAATCTATATTGACAATTTGATTTCATAATATGTGAGTGTTTGAAAAAGTTCTTCCTATcaattataactccaaattacttTCTAGCAATAGATAACTTGGTTTAGGTTATGATCAATTATTAGTCAATTAGTCAATTACTTGTAAATTTGAATACAGTTGTATGTAATCATCCATTCTAATTCGACAATCATGCCAAGTTTTCTAAAAACATAACATATAATTATAAGAACAAACTTATAAATTTCCCAAGGCAATCCAAACCTATTTTGTCGGTTCACATCCCCCAATTGCATGATCTCCCTCCCATTTTCTGCCTAATCCTATTTTGCCGCTTCATGATTTCCCTCCcataatatttctattattcCAATTGTCGGTTCACATCCCCCAATTGCATGATCTCCCTCCCAATTGCATGCTAATCCTATTTTGTCGCCTTATGATCTCCCTCCCAATTGCATGCTAATCCTAATTGCTCATGACTTCCTTCCCATATTCTTCACTCGCGCCATCCGATTTCAGTTTGATAAGAATTCTTATTTATCTTGTAACAATTTAGCGGGGTCTTTCCCGCTCAGAAACAATTTTGAGGATTTCTATCCCTAGGTTTATTTATTAGGGTTCTTGCACTCTTAATTGATTCTCATCCACGTCTCTGCCTCTATCATCTCTCTCCCTTTTCTCACTCTCACGATCGTCTCCATAATTTTGCGGAAGCTGCACCACAAGCAACCAGGTTTATTCTTACCAACGAATTCTAATGCACTACATATATGTATTTACATTTaacttaaactttgtttttttttttgtttttttgtttttttgtagatGCCAATGATTGGCCAAAAAAGGAAACGACCTGTTGTGTCAACAAGAATCCCGCCTCTGTCATCCCAATCACGGTCTACATTTGCTATTGGAGCTCCTCCTCCTACTTTTCGTCAAGAGAGGAATAGGCCTGATATTTTGAGGCAAACTTATCTTTCTCGCACACAATCTCATTTTATAGGTGGTGCGACCAGGAGTGATGCTCCTTAGCTAGAGCCAAGAAACATTGATCCTCTACGACCTTGGCAGGAAAACACCATACCTTCTTCGCCCTGTACTTGTTCCCAGACCATGAGTGGTGCGAGTGGGCCCTCTCTTCATCGCACTCAATCCCAAGGTGCAGCAGGATCCCAGCTTGATGATACTCATAACGATTTACCTATTGAAGCACCTGCTAGAAAGAGGAGTGCAGTTCGTCGTCGACACGGgagtaagaaatttaaaaaaaattaatgttatATACCATGATGATCAAACACCCCTTTAAGTTTCAGCCGAGTCCGACATGGAATAGGGGTTCTAATTCCAACTACAAACTAAAAGTCCTTATCTATACATCGCTGCATGTAATCCATAAACTAAAGGAGTAGTATAACTACGAGGATTATTTTTTGTTGCAGAAGATACGAATATGGAATAAATCTGACAGAAAGGACTGAGTTCTTTGATGCAGAAGATACGAATATGGAGTTTCTGGCATTACATATTGTGGCAAGTCATAATTAAGCATTTCTTTATCGCATATTAATGCCTTTTTGCTTTTCTATTGTAGGTGTTAATGGTTTTGTACCAAACTTACCAGATGAAAGACCAGTGTGCGGGGCATGTCGGTTGGTTAAAACCAATCGTCTTGTTCGTATTACACTAGCAAAGATCAAGGTCGTCATAGACCCAGTGCATAGGCAAACAACTGATAAAGTTGTTCATAGCTTGTTAGAACATGATACCAGGGCTATTGTTCACCAACATTACCCAATGAACATAACATATTGGAAAAGAATGTCTGACGAGTTGAAGTCAGACCTCGTCTTGGAGATCACTGTGAGTAGAACCACTAATTTAagacatatattttataataatcTCTATAATGACTTGAACATAATGTATTTTGTTCTAGTTTTGGTTTGAATTTATTGGAATAAATCACAACTCATTTTTAATTATCTTAGGTGAAATTCGACTTGGACACCAATATTAAAGAACATTATGACTATGTTGATAGACTCATGTCTAGACGATACAAGGAGTTCAAGTATGAGTTACATGCATACCCTTTAGAGTGGGCTTCGACTGAGGAGGCGTTGGCCAATCCTCCGATAGAGATGGAATCAAGACCTGGGGAACCTGGACAGTGGGAGTTTTTATGCGAACATTTTCAATCAGAGAAGTTTCTAGTATTGTTTTAGTTGATTCATGCATGCATTTAgtcttaattttttgttaagtaTATGGCACTAGCTAAGAAACTGTTATTGTGTTGTGAAATATAGAAACAGTTAGAGGCTAACAAAAAAAATCGAGCCCAAAAGAAGTATGAGCATCATGTTGGTTCACGCTCACTCGCATACATAGTGGAAGAGTGTACACAGGTTAAGCAATGAATGTTTTAATGCTATGTTTGTAGCAAATTAGAATTTGGCGTATACGTTCTGGGTTTGAGGGATAAGGACTTTTGACTAAATataaggttttgttttttttttttaagaatttagTTGCTAGCATGATCCATTTTTATGACTGCTTAATTTTTGCCATTTTTATGACTAGAATTTTGTGGGGTGTATGTGCCTGGAGATGTTGATACTAGAGAGCTAGAATTTTATGGAAAGTTGACTAGTGTCATTGAATTGTTATATAGACAGGGGTATAAAGTGGTGTTATTTAAGTGCCACTGGTTCAATACAGACCCTTCTAGACAAGGGAGTATAAAGCGCGACTACGCTTAATATCAGTCAACACAAACACTCGTTGGTATGATAATGATCCTTATATTCTTGCCACTCAAGTGAGTGTTTTATGTGGCTGATCCTAAAGCAGGTACTGGTTGGAAAGTAATTCAAAGAATTCAACATAGAAATGTATGGGATATTCTGGAAAAGGGGAACTCCGAGGGTGATAGTAGTGATGATGATGTGACATACCAAGAGAACTCTTCATCAGACATTCCCGATATGGCAAAAGTACAACACATTGATGAAACTCTGACTCCATACTGCTTGGAAAACGTTCCTCCAGTTGCAGTTGAGATTGACTCCATCATTATAGATCTTGGGGCTCTTCCtagaattgatgaaaatgaattCATTTACAATTATAATGAAGAAAGTAGTATAGATACTGGTGACTACATAAGCAATGAGGAAAATAGTACTCATGGTGATGATAGTTCAAGCAGTACTACTGATGACGATAGTGATTTGGATTATTAGTAAGTCAGTATTTAGTTTGCTCATTGTGTTTTTGTCTAAATAATTTCGTCATTTTGTATATGCATTTTCCTTACCACATTAATTTgctaacttgtttgtttgtttttgtattcGTTTTCCATGTTTTTATTGGAAAATGAAATAATTGTATTTGCTTTGATTGAATCACATATATGGATGAAAAACATGTTCTTAATTGAACTATTTCATTTGGTTTCGAGTTTTATGATCTAGGTTTCCAATTTTTGGTTGATTTGGGTATCCATTTGTATAATATTGGTGAAAACAATGTCCTTTGACTTTAATTCTAGATTTCCAatgtaatttttcaatattGTGGTTTAGGTTTGAcatatttgtttttcctttgtaTAACACTTGCAGGTTGTCTATGGCTAAGTGGAATTATGGGCTAGATAGCTTACAACTAGTATCAGCATGACATGGAGACCAATGTGAGGATCATTCATGCTAGGTAATTTTGATATTTGAGGAT harbors:
- the LOC126619357 gene encoding uncharacterized protein LOC126619357 isoform X1 yields the protein MSGASGPSLHRTQSQGAAGSQLDDTHNDLPIEAPARKRSAVRRRHGSVNGFVPNLPDERPVCGACRLVKTNRLVRITLAKIKVVIDPVHRQTTDKVVHSLLEHDTRAIVHQHYPMNITYWKRMSDELKSDLVLEITVKFDLDTNIKEHYDYVDRLMSRRYKEFKYELHAYPLEWASTEEALANPPIEMESRPGEPGQWEFLCEHFQSEKFLKQLEANKKNRAQKKYEHHVGSRSLAYIVEECTQVKQ
- the LOC126619357 gene encoding uncharacterized protein LOC126619357 isoform X2, whose translation is MSGASGPSLHRTQSQGAAGSQLDDTHNDLPIEAPARKRSAVRRRHGSVNGFVPNLPDERPVCGACRLVKTNRLVRITLAKIKVVIDPVHRQTTDKVVHSLLEHDTRAIVHQHYPMNITYWKRMSDELKSDLVLEITVKFDLDTNIKEHYDYVDRLMSRRYKEFKYELHAYPLEWASTEEALANPPIEMESRPGEPGQWEFLCEHFQSEKFLVLF